The Streptomyces bacillaris sequence TATGAGGGGCGGGGGACAGGCGTGGACGCCGAGGCGATTCCGTACCTGGAGAAGGCCGCCGTGGCCAGCCACGTAGAAGCGCAGTACCACCTGGGCAAGGTGCTGGCCGCACGTGAGCACACCTGGTTGTCCCTGGCAGCCGTCTCTGGGCACCCGGAGGCCATCCGCGCCCTCCCCCCACTCCGCGCGGCCATCGCCACCCCGCCCGATACCGTCGAGGAGTGAACGACACCCCCGCCTGCCCCCACACCGCAGCCCCCGAAAGCGCCCCCGAACTCTTCACCTGGGAGTTCGCCACCGACCCGTACCCCGCCTACGCCTGGCTCCGGGAGCACAGCCCCGTGCACCGCACCGCGCTGCCCAGCGGGGTCGAGGCCTGGCTCGTGACGCGGTACGGGGACGCGCGGCAGGCGCTCGCCGACGCGCGGCTCTCCAAGGATCCGGCGAACCACGCGGGATCCGCGGCCGCCAAGGGGAAGACGGGGATCCCGGGGGAGCGCAAGGCGGAGTTGATGACACATCTCCTCAACATCGACCCGCCGGACCACACCCGGCTGCGCCGGCTCGTCTCCAAGGCGTTCACCCCGCGCCGGGTCGCGGAGTTCGCACCCCGGGTGCAGGAGCTGACCGACCGGCTGATCGACGACTTCGTGGAGAAGGGGGAGGCGGACCTCATCCACGATTTCGCCTTTCCGCTCCCCATCTACGCCATCTGCGATCTGCTCGGCGTCCCGCGCGAGGACCAGGACGACTTCCGGGACTGGGCGGGCATGATGATCCGCCACGGCGGCGGGCCGCGCGGCGGGGTGGCGCGGTCGGTGAAGAAGATGCGCGGCTATCTCGCCGAACTCATCCACCGGAAGCGGGAGAACCCCGGCGACGACCTGATCTCCGGGCTGATCCGGGCCAGCGACCACGGCGAGCACCTCACCGAGAACGAGGCCGCGGCGATGGCGTTCATCCTGCTCTTCGCCGGGTTCGAGACGACGGTCAATCTGATCGGGAACGGTACGTACGCCCTGCTCCGCCACCCCGAACAGCGCGCCCGGCTCGAAGAGTCGCTGGCAGCCGGTGAGAGTGCGCTGCTGGCCACCGGGATCGAGGAGCTGCTCCGGTTCGACGGGCCGGTGGAGCTGGCGACCTGGCGGTACGCCACCGAGGCGCTGACGCTCGGCGGGCAGGAGATCGCGGCCGGGGATCCGGTGCTTGTGGTGCTGGCGGCGGCGGACCGGGACCCGGAGCGGTTCGCGGATCCGGACACGCTCGACCTGTCACGGAGTGACAATCAGCATCTCGGCTACGGTCACGGAATCCACTACTGCCTGGGAGCGCCGCTGGCCCGGCTGGAGGGGCAGGCGGCGGTCGCGACGCTGCTGAAACGCCTTCCTGGCCTGCGACTTGCGGCAGAACCTGCCGATTTGCGCTGGCGCGGCGGGCTCATCATGCGTGGACTGCGCACGCTGCCGGTGGAGTTCGAGCCGGGGTGCCGGCTCGCAGAAGGTGACACGCTGTCACCTCTGTGACTTTCACGTGATCTGCGCTGCATCGACTTGTGACATGCGTTCGAGTCCCGCTAGGTTCACGGTTCGACGC is a genomic window containing:
- a CDS encoding cytochrome P450 family protein, producing the protein MNDTPACPHTAAPESAPELFTWEFATDPYPAYAWLREHSPVHRTALPSGVEAWLVTRYGDARQALADARLSKDPANHAGSAAAKGKTGIPGERKAELMTHLLNIDPPDHTRLRRLVSKAFTPRRVAEFAPRVQELTDRLIDDFVEKGEADLIHDFAFPLPIYAICDLLGVPREDQDDFRDWAGMMIRHGGGPRGGVARSVKKMRGYLAELIHRKRENPGDDLISGLIRASDHGEHLTENEAAAMAFILLFAGFETTVNLIGNGTYALLRHPEQRARLEESLAAGESALLATGIEELLRFDGPVELATWRYATEALTLGGQEIAAGDPVLVVLAAADRDPERFADPDTLDLSRSDNQHLGYGHGIHYCLGAPLARLEGQAAVATLLKRLPGLRLAAEPADLRWRGGLIMRGLRTLPVEFEPGCRLAEGDTLSPL